A segment of the Longimicrobium sp. genome:
GGTCCGCAGCGACTCGTGGCGGCGGACGATCTCGCCCAGGCTCCGCTCGAGCGCGCCCACGTCCAGCGCGCCGCCCAGGCGCAGCGCGGTGGGGATGTTGTACGGCGCGCTCCCGCCCTCGAGCCGGTCGATGAACCAGAGGCGCTCCTGGGCGAACGAGAGCGGGAGGGGACGATCGCGATCGACCGGTACCACCGGCGGCAGCACCGGCAGCCCGGCGCGGCGCATCTCCTCCACCCGCGCGGCCAGCTCCGCCACCGTGGGTCCCTCGAAGAGCGCGCGCAGCGGAACGACCACGCCCAGCGCGTTCTGCACCCGCGCCAGGAGCCGCGTCGCCAGCAGCGAGTGCCCGCCGAGCGCGAAGAAGTCGTCGTCCACCCCGACGGATTCCGTGCGCAGGACCTCGGCCCAGAGCTGCGCCAGGATCTCCTCCGTCGGCGTGCGCGGCGCGGCGGTACGCGCGTCCGCCGCGGCCGGCTCGGGCTCCGGCAGCGCACAGCGGTCCAGCTTGCCGTTCGCCGTCAGCGGAAGCCGGTCCAGCCGCACCCAGGCGGACGGGACCATGTACTCTGGCAGCAGCGCCTTCAGGTGCAGCCGGAGCGAGGCCGCGTCGGGCTGGGTCGTTCCCTCGGCAGGGACCCAGTACGCCACCAGCCGCCGATCGCCGCCCTCCGTCTCGCGCGCCATCACGGCGGCCTCCCGGATCGCCGGATGCGACGCCAGGGCGCTCTCCACCTCGCCCAGCTCCACGCGGAATCCGCGCACCTTCACCTGGCCGTCCACGCGGCCGGCGGGGACCACGGCACCGTCGGGGCGGTAGCGGCCCAGGTCGCCGGTGCGGTACACGCGGTCGGCCGGGTCGCCGGTCAGGGGATTGGCGACGAAGCGCGCGGCGGTCAGCTCCGCGTCGTTCAGGTAGCCGCGCGAGAGATAGGGGGTGCGGACGGCGATCTCCCCCAGCTCGCCGATGCCGGCCAGCGATCCCGACGGGGTGACGACCAGCAGTTCCACGCCGTCGATCCCCCGGCCCACGGGGACGGCCGGACTCACCTCCGCCAGACCGGTGGGGAGGCGGAAGCAGCCCATGGCCTGCGGCGTCTCGGTGGCGCCGTAGAAGTTGACGACCTCCGCGTTCGGGGCGATGGCGCGCAGCCGGGCCACGTCTCCCGCGCGCAGCACGTCGCCGCCGAAGCAGGCGAGGCGCAGCGCGGGCAGCTGTGCATCCCCCGTCCCCGTCGCGAGGATCTGTCCCATCGCGGGGGTGAGATGGACGATGGTGACGCCCGTCTCGCGCATCCATCCACCGAGCCACCCCGGCGTGCCGACCTGATCGGGATCGGGGATGGCGATGCTCCCGCCGACCGTCAGCGCGGCGAACACGTCCCGCAGCAGCGGGTCGTACGCGAGGCCGGAGAGGACGGAGACGCGGTCCGCATCCCCCAATCCGAGCTCGCGCGCGTACCAGCCGAAGAAGTGCGCCAGCGGCCGGTGCGTGCCGGCGATCGCCTTCGGCGTGCCCGTGGTCCCCGAGGTGAAGGCGACGTACGCCAGGTCGTCCGGCCCCACGGAGACGGCCGGCGCGGTGGAAGGGTATCCATCCCCCCCGCCCTTCCCGTCCGCCGTCAGCACGACGGTGACCCGGGCACTCTCCGCCAGCGCGGCGGCCAGCTACGCCGGCACCTCGCCCGCGGCGGAGATCCGCAGCAGGGCGGCGGGACGCGCCGCGCCGGCCTGCGCCGCCAGGCGGGCGGGCGGATACGCCGGGTCGAGGACGGCGAACGCAGCGCCGGCCTTCCACGCGCCCAGCAGCGCCCGCACCAGCGCCGCCGAGCGGTGCGCGTAGACGGCCACCACGTCGCCCGGCCGCACCCCGCCGTCGATCAGCCGGTGCGCGATGCGGTTGGCCGCCGCGTCCAGCTCGGCGTAGGTCCACGTCTCCATCGCATCGGAGATCGCCAGCGCTTCCGGAGACTGCGCCGCGTGGGCGGCGAACGCCTCATGCACGGCTCCGCGCCAAGCCTCGGCCTCGATCGGCCGTGCCGGGTCGGGAAGGATGCCGCGCGCCGCTTCCGTCGCCAGCGACAGCGCGCCCACGCGGGTCTCCGGCGCGGCCACGGCCTGGCGGAGCACGCCTTCGAGCTGCGCCAGGAGCGCGCGCATCCGCGGCGCGTCGAAGAGGTCGGCGGCGTAGACCAGGTTGACGTAGATCCCCCCGTCCCACTCCCCCACGTAGAGCGTGAGGTCGAACTTGCTGAACACCACGCCGCCCGGGCCGGCCCTCGCCACCTCCAGGTCGTCGGCGCGGAAGGCGCTGTCCTGGTAGTTGATGAGGTTGAGCATCACCTGGAACACGGGGGCGTGCGCCAGGCTCCGCTCGGGACGCACCTCCTCCAGCACCCGCTCGAAGGGGAGGTCCTGGTGCGTGTACGCGGCCAGCGTGGTCTCGCGCACCCGCCCCAGCAGCTCGCGGAACGACGGGTTGCCCGAGAGGTCGGTCCGCAGCGCCAGCGAGTTGAGGAAGAGCCCCACCATCCGCTCGGTCTCCGCCCGCGTCCGCCCCGCGATCGGCGCCCCGACGACGACGTCCTCCTGCCCGGCCAGGCGGCCGAGCACCACGTCCAGCGCGGCGAGGAGGACCATGAACAGCGTGGCGCCCTCGCGCCGGGCCAGCGCGTTCACCTCCGCCATCAGGTCGGACGAGACACGCAGGTGCTCGACCGCGCCGCGGTGCGATTCCACCGGCGGCCGGGGACGGTCGGCCGACAGCTCCAGGAGCGCCGGAGCGCCGTCCAGCGCGCGCCGCCAGTACGAGAGCTGCCGCTCCAGCGCGGCGGCGGACAGGCGCTCGCGCTGCCAGGCCGCGTAGTCCGCGTACTGCAGCGCGGGCTCCGGCAGCGGCGACGGCTCGCCGCGGGAAAAGGCGCCGTAGAGCGCGGAGAGCTCCTCCAGCAGCACTCCCAGCGACCACCCGTCGCCGATGGCGTGGTGGAGGTTGAGGAGGAGGTGGTGCTCGTCGTCGGCCACGTGGACGAGCGACGCGCGGAAGAGCGGCCCGCGCGCCAGGTCGAAGCGGTGCCGCGAGGCTTCGGCCGCCAGGCGCCCGGCCTCGGCCCGCCGCTCGCTCTCGGGGAGGTGTCGCAGGTCGGCGACCGGCAGGTCGAAGTCGGCCGGGGGCGGGGCGATCCGCTGCACGGGGACGCCGTCCACGGCCGGGAGCGTGGTGCGCAGCGGCTCGTGGCGGCGCACCAACTCGGCGAGCGCGCGGCGGAGCGCATCCTCGTCCAGACGGCCGGTGATGCGGTACGTGAACGGGATGGCGTACACCGGGCTCCCCGGGTCCAGCGCGTCCACGAACCAGAGCCGCTCCTGCGCGAACGTCACCGGCAGGTCGCCCTCGCGCGCGGCCGGGGCGATGGCGTCGTCGGCGCCGGCGTCGGCCGCCGCGCCGGTGCCGCGCAGACGGTCGATCTCGGCCGCGAGCCCGGAGAGGACCGGCCGCTCGAAGACGGCGCGCAGCGGCAGCTCCACGCCGAAGGCCTTGCGGACGCGCGCGGTGACGCGGGTCGCCAGCAGCGAGTGCCCGCCCAGGTCGAAGAAGCTCTCCTCGGCGCCCACCCGCTCGCGTCCCAGCACCTCCGCCCAGATCCCCGCCAGCACCTCCTCGGCCGGCGTGCGCGGCGCCACGTACCGGTCCTCCGCCGGCGCGAGCTCCGGCACCGGCAAGGCCTTGCGGTCCAGCTTGCCGTTGGGCGTCAGCGGGAGCGCGTCCAGGAAGACGAACGCGGACGGCACCATGTACTCCGGCAGGCTCCGGCGCAGGCGCGCGCGCAGCCCGTCGACCTCCACGCTCCCCACCACGTACGCCACCAGCCGCCTGTCTCCCGGCTGGTCCTCGCGCATCAACACCCGGGCTTCGCGCACCCCCGGATCCGCCGCCATCGCCGCCTCCACCTCTCCCGGCTCGATGCGGAAGCCGCGGACCTTCACCTGCTGGTCGTTGCGCCCCAGGAACTCGATCACCCCGTCCGGCCGCCAGCGGCCCAGGTCGCCCGTGCGGTACATGCGCGCGCCCGGCACGCCGACGAACGGATCGGGGACGAAGGCCGCGCGGGTCTTGTCGGGGTCGTTCAGGTAGCCCAGCCCCACGCCGTGGCCCCCGACGTGGATCTCCCCGGTGATGCCGACCGGCACCGGCTGCCCCTGGCCGTCGAGGATGTAGATCCGGGTGTTCGCCACGGGCCGCCCGATCGGCAGGCTCGCGACCCCGGGTGCCGGCGGGGCGCGCATGACGTGGTGCGTGACGTCGTCCGAGCACTCGGTGGGCCCGTACGCGTTCATCTGCGCGAGGTGGGGATAGCGCTCGAACCACTCGCGGCTGAGCTGCGGCGGGAACGCCTCGCCCGTGGGGATCAGCCAGCGCAGCCGGGAGAGGGAGATCTCCCGCCCCTCCGGCTCGCGGGCATGGTCCAGCATCGCCCGCAGCATGGTGGGAACAGCCTCGAAGACGGTGATCTCCTCCCCGTCCACCTGCCGCAGGAGCTCCGCCGGGTCGTAGGCGACCGCGTCGGAGAAGACGTGGGTCCGGCCGCCCACCATCAGCGCGGCGAGAAACTGCCAGACGGAGATGTCGAAGCTCTGCGGGCTGTTCTGCGCCACCACGTCGGCCGAGGCCAGCTCCAGGTCCTTCACCTTGGCGAAGAGGTGGTTGACCATCCCGCGGTGGTGGACCATCGCCCCCTTGGGAAGGCCCGTGGACCCGGAGGTGAAGATCACGTAGGCGAGCTGGTCGGGCGCGCGCTCCACCGGCCGGTCGCCGCCGCCCGGGCCGGCGGCCAGGAGGGCGGACAGGCCGCGGACGTGCGCCAGCGTGCCGGCGGCCTCCACCGCCGGCGCCTGGTGCCCGGCGTCGGCCACCAGCAGCCGCGCCCCGGATTGCCGCAGGATCCCGCGGATCCGCTCGGCGGGCCAGCGCGGGTCCAGCGGAAGGTAGACGGCGCCCGCCTTCCAGATCCCCAGCATCAGGGCCAGGAAGTCCGCGCTCCGCTCCGCGAGCACGGCCACGATGTCGCCGGGGCGCACGCGCTCGGCCTCGAGCGCCCGCGCCAGGGCGTTCGCCTTCGCGTTCAGCTCCGCGTAGCCGAGCGCGCCGCGGGCGTCCCGCACCGCCTCGGCGTGGGGCGTGCGCGCCGCCTGCGCCTCGAACAGCTCGTGGATGCAGCGGTCCGCCGGATACTCGGCTTCGGTCCGGTTCCACGCCTCGAGCACGAGCGCGCGCTCCGCCTGGCCGAGCAGCTCCAGCCGCGAAAGCCGCACGTCCGCGTCGGCGGCGACCTGCTCCAGCACCCGCTCCAGGTGGCCGACCATGCGGAGGGCCGTGCCGCGCTCGAAGAGGTCGGTGCTGTAGATCAGCACGCCGCGCAGGCCCTGGGGGGTGGCCGCGAGCTCCAGGGAAAGATCGAACTGGGCGCTCGCGTGCTCCGCCGCGACTCCGCGCACGTTCAGCCCCTGCAGCGCGCCTCCCCCGCCCCCGGCCTGCTGCAGCTCGAACATCACCTGGAACAGGGGCGAATGGCTCAGGCTGCGCTCCGGCTGCAGCTCGGCCACCAGCTTCTCGAAGGGAAGCTCCTGGTGCGCGTACGCGCCCAGCGTGACCTCCCGCACCCGCCGCAGGGTCTCGCGGAAGCTCGGATCTCCCAAGAGGTCGGTGCGCAGCACCAGCGTGTTGACGAAGAGGCCGATCAGCGCCTCGACCTCCTTCCGCGTCCGCCCCGCGATCGAGCTGCCCACGACGATGTCGTCGCTCCCGCTGTACTTCGAGAGCAGCACCTGGAAGGCGCCCAGCAGCGTCATGTACAGCGTCGCGCCCTCGCTCCGTGCCAGCGCCTGCAGCCGCTCCAGCAGCTCCGGGGAGAGCTCCACCGGCACCGTCGCCCCCCGGTACGTCTGCACCGCCGGGCGCGGATGGTCCGTCGGCAGCTCCAGCAGCTCCGGCGCTCCCGCCAGCCGCTCCCGCCAGTACGCCAGCTGCCGGTCCAGCACCCCGCCCGCCAGCTGCTCGCGCTGCCACACCGCGTAGTCGGCGTACTGCACCGGCAGCTCGGAGAGCGGCGACTCACGCCCCTCGCGGTACGCCGCGTACAGCGCCGACAGCTCGCGCAACAGCACCCCCAGGCTCCACCCGTCGCCGACGATGTGGTGCATCGACACCAGCAGCAGGTGGTCTTCGTCGCCCAGCCGCAGCAGCGCCGCGCGGAAGAGCGGGCCCGCCGAGAGGTCGAAGGGCCGTGCCGCCTCCTCCTGGACCCGGCGCGCGGCCGCCGCCTCGCGGTCCGCCTCGCCGAGCGCCGACAGGTCCTCCACCGGCAGGGCGAACCCGCCGAACGGCGCGATCACCTGCACCGGCGAGCCGTCCGCCTCGGCGAAGGTGGTGCGCAGCGCCTCGTGGCGCCGGACGATCTCGCCGAGCGCCCGCTCCAGCGCCGCCTCGTCCAGCGCGCCGCGCATCCGCACGGCGTTGGGAAGGTTGTAGAAGGCGTTCCCCGGCTCCATGCGGTCCAGGAACCACAGCCGCTCCTGCGCGAAGGAGAGCGGCGCCGGCCCCTCTCCGCGCGCGGGAATGGCGGCGGGGGCCGCGGCGGGGGCGGCCCCGGCCTGCTGCGCACGCCGCAGCTCCAGCAGCCTGCGCTGCGCGGGCGTCAGCTTCTCCAGGCGATCGGCCAGGTCAGTCATGGCCGCCCTCCTCCATCCCCGCCGCCAGCAGCGCCTCGACCTCGTCGTCGCTCAGCCCCTCCACCCCGGCCAGCAGCGCGCGCAGCTCGTCGTCGGCGGCCGGGCCGTCCACCACCGCCGCCAGCGCGGCCACCGTGGGCGCGTCGAACACGGCGCGCACGCCGATCTCCGCGCCCAGCTCCGCGCGGATGCGGGCCACCAGCTGCGTCGCCATCAGCGAGTCGCCGCCCTCCCCGAAGAAGTCGTCGTGCAGCCCCGGCGCAGCGCCGAGCAGCGTCTCCCAGATGCGCCCGATGGCCCGCTCCGTGGCCGACCATCCCGGGCGCGGGTCGCCGGCCGCCGCGTCCGCCTCCGCCTCGTCCGCCGCGGTGACCGCGGCCAGGGCCACGAAGCCGGGCTGCGGCGCGCGGTCGATCCAGAAGCGCTTGCGCTCGAAGGGGTAGGTGGGCAGCGGAACGCGGCGGCGCGCCTCGCCCCCGTGCACGGCGCGCCAGTCGACCTGGGTCCCCGCGGCCCAGGCGCGACCCAGCGCGCCCAGCAGCACCTCGACGTCGTCGGCCGGGTCGTCCGCGTGGCGGATGGAGTGGATGGCGGCGGATCCCGGCACCTGCCGCCTGACCAGCGACGACAGCGTGCGCCCGGGCCCGCACTCGATGAACACCCGCTGGCGCCCCTCCGCGGCCAGCGTGGCCACGCAGTCGGCGAAGCGGACGGCCTGGCGCAGGTGGCTCGCCCAGTACGCCGGATCCGTCGCCTGCTCCGGCGTGATCCACGTTCCCGTGAGGTTCGACACCCAGCGCAGCTCCGGCGCGCCGCGGGCGGTCTGGCGCACGCGCGCCGCGAAGGCGTCGAGGATGGGGTCCATCATCGGCGAGTGGAACGCGTGCGATGTCTCCACGCGCTTCGCCTCGATCCCGCGCCCCGCCAGCTCCGCCTCCAGCCGCGCGATCTCGTCGCCCGGCCCGGAGACCACGCAGCGGTCCGGCGCGTTGACCGTCGCCACGGACACCGATCCGCCCAGCGCCCCCTCCACCTCGGCGGCGGGGAGGGGGATGGCGAGCATGGAGCCCGGCGGCAGCGCCTGCATCAGCCGCCCGCGCTCGGCGACCAGGGCCAGCGCATCCTCCAGCGAGAAGACGCCGGCCAGGCAGGCGGCCACGTACTCGCCCACGCTGTGGCCGATCATCGACTCGGGCGCGACCCCCCACGCCATCCACTGCTTCGCGGTCGCGTATCCGACGGCGAAGAGCGCGGGCTGGGTCAGCGCCGTCTGCTTCAGCCGGTCCGCGCCGTCCGGGAAGATCGCCTCGCGCAGGTCCAGCCCCAGGTGCGGGCGCAGGAGCTCCGCGCAGCGGTCCAGCTCCTCGCGGAAGACGGGCTCGCGGTCGTAGAGGCCGCGCGCCATCCCCGCGTACTGCGCGCCCTGGCCGGGAAAGAGGAAGACGGCGGCGGGCGCCTCGCTCCCGGCCCGGCCGGCCACGCCGCGTGCCGCGTCGGCCAGCGCCTCGGCGGCCTCGGCGTGGGTGCGCGCCACGACGGCGCGGCGGTGGGCGAACGCGCGCCGCCCCTGCTGAAGCGTCCACGCCACGTCCGCCAGCGCCTGCTCCGGGTTCTGCTCCAGGTGCGCGGCCAGCCGCCGCGCCGCCGCGTCCAGCGCCGTCGCGGTGCGGGCGGAAAGGACCAGCAGCTGCTCCGCCCGCGACGGCGCGGGCGAGGGAGCCACGGCGGGCGGCTGCTCCATCACCACGTGCGCGTTGGTGCCGCCGATGCCGAACGACGAGACCCCGGCGCGCCGCGGCACCCCGGCGGGCGGCGTCCACCTTGCCAGCGCGGCGTTGACGAAGAAGGGGCTGGACGCGAAGTCGATCTGCGGGTTGGGCCGCGTGAAGTGCAGCGAGGGCGGGATCTCGCCCGTGCGCAGCGCAAGCGTGGTCTTGATGAAGCCCGCGATCCCCGCCGCCACGTCGAGGTGGCCGATGTTGGTCTTGATCGAGCCGATGGCGCAGTAGCCCGTGCGGTCCGTCCCGGCGCGGAACGCCTGCGTGAGCGCCTCGATTTCGATGGGGTCGCCCAGCTCCGTTCCGGTGCCGTGCGCCTCCACGTAGGTGATGGTGGCGGGATCCACCTCGGCGGCGGCGTGCGCGGCGCGGATGGCGGCGGCCTGCCCCTCCACCCGCGGCGCGGTGAAGCCGATCTTGGCGGAGCCGTCGTTGTTGATGGCCGACGCCAGGATCACCGCGTGCACGGTGTCGCCGTCCGCCAGCGCGTCTTCGAGCCGCTTGAGCGCGGCGACGGCCACCCCGCTCCCGCGCACCGCCCCCCGCGCCTGGGCGTCGAAGGCCCGGCAGTGTCCGTCCGGCGAACGGATGTTCCCCTCCTGGTAGAGGTAGCCGACGTGCTGCTGCGCCGGGACGTCCGAGCCCCCGACCAGGGCCATGTCGCAGTCGCCGCCCAGCAGCGCCTGGCAGGCCAGGTGCACCGCCACCAGCGAGGTGCTGCACGCCGTCTGCACCACCACGGCGGGGCCTTCGAGCCCCATCTCGAACGCCGCGCGGGTGGCCAGGAAGTCCTTGTCGTTCCCCATGCGCACGGCCATGTCGCCGGCCGCGGCGATCACGTCGGGGCGGGAGAGCAGGTTCAGGTAGTAGCTGCTCATGCCGGTGCCCGCGTACACGCCCACGCGGCCGGAAACGCGCGCGGCATCGTAGCCGGCGTGCTCCAGCGCCTCCCACGCCACCTCCAGGAACAGGCGCTGCTGGGGATCGGTGACCTCCGCCTCGCGCGGGGTGAACCCGAAGAAGGCGGCGTCGAAGCGGTCCACTTCCGCCAGCGCGCCCCCCGCGGGGACGTATGCGGGGTGGGTGCGCAGCGACTCCGGCACCCCCGCGGCGGCCAGCTCCTCGTCGGTGAAGCGGCGGATGGACTCCACCCCGGCGCGCAGGTTGGCCCACAGGGCGTCCACGCCGGGCGCGCCGGGAAAGCGCCCCGCCATCCCCACGACGGCGATCTCCAGCCCGGTGGGCTCGCTGGTCTGGCTCATCGATCGGTCGAAAAACTCGTCGTCAAAGAACAGGGAACAGGGAAACGTCTTCTCATCCGGTCACCCCCGTCAATCCTCACCCCGTCAATCGCGTCAATCCCGTCATCCCGTCACCCGTCACCCCGCGACCCCGTCGCGCCGGCCCGCCCCCTCGCCCGCAGCCTGTGCCGCCCGCTCCGAACCCGCGCGTCGTCCGCCTGGGCTGCGGCCGGCTCGGGCGCGGGGGCGTCCAGCGCAGCGGCCAGGGCGCTCACCGTCAGGTAACGGAACAGGTGGGTGATGGGCACCGGCTGGCCGAACGCCTCGCGCAGGCGCGCCTGCACCCGCACCAGCAGCAGCGAGTGGCCGCCCAGGTCGAAGAACCGGTCGTGCGCGCCCACGCTCTCCACCCCCAGCACCTCGGCCCACGCCGCGGCCACCTTGCGCTCCGCCTCGGTGCGCGGCGCCACGTACTCCCGGGACGCATACGCGTCTCCCTCCGGCGCCGGCAGCGCCTTCCGGTCCAGCTTGCCGTTGGGGGTCAGGGGAAGTGCATCCAGCGGCACGAACGCGCTCGGCACCATGTAATCCGGCAGGCTGCGGCCCGCGTGCGCCCGCAGCGCGTCGGCCTCCGCCGCGCCCACGACGTACGCCACCAGGCGCGTGTCTCCCGCCCCGGCCGCGCGCGCGACGACGGCGCACTCCACCACGGCCGGATGGCGGCGCAGCACCGCCTCGATCTCACCCGGCTCGATGCGGAAGCCGCGCACCTTCACCTGCGCGTCCAGGCGGCCCAGGTACTCCAGCACGCCCTCCGCCGTCCACCGCGCGCGGTCGCCCGTGCGGTACAGCCTCGCGCCCGGCTCGGCCGAGAACGCGTCGGGCACGAAGCGCTCGGCCGTCAGGCCGGGCCGGCCCAGGTAGCCCCGGGTGACGCCGTGGCCGCCGATGAACAGCTCGCCCGGCACGCCCGCCGGCTGCGGACGCAGGGCCGCATCCAGCACGTACACGCGCGTGTTCGCGATCGGGCGGCCGATGGGGATCGGCGTCTCCGCGACTTCGACCGCGTGGGTGGCGGACCAGACGGTGGTCTCCGTCGGGCCGTACATGTTGACGAGGCCGTTCGGCAGCACGGCCGTGATCTGCTCCGCCAGGTCCGGGGACAGCGCCTCGCCGCCGAGCAGGATGCGCTCGAGGCCCGACAGCGCCCCGATCCCGCTCTCCGCGATCATCATCGCCGCCAGGGAGGGCGTGCACTGCAGGTGCGTGACCGAGTGGCGGCGGATCTGCTCCGCGATGGACTCGCCGTCGCGCGCCCTGTCCGGCTCCGGCTGCACGACCACGCGGAAGCCGCGCGCCAGCGTCCAGAGCAGCTCCAGCACGTGGATGTCGAAGCTGATGCGCGTCACGGCCAGCCACGTCCCGGCCGCCGGTCCGCCCACCCGCTCGTCCATCCCGGCGAAGAAGCTCACCGCGTTCCCGTGCGTCACCTGCACGCCCTTCGGCTCGCCCGTCGAGCCGGAAGTGTAGATGACGTATGCCGCGTTCGCCGCATCGACCGGGGTCCGCGGCGCATCGGCAGAATTCGCTGCGATCGCGGCCGCGTCCTCATCCACCGAGACGATCCGCACGCCGTCCGTTGGCAGCAGGCCACGCAGCGATTCCTGCGTGACCAGCAGCGGCGCGCCGGAATCCTTCAGCATGTACGCCAGGCGACCCGCCGGATAGGACGGATCCAGCGGCAGGTACGCGGCGCCGGACTTCAGCACGGCCAGCATCGCCACCACCATCTCCGCCGAGCGATCCACGCAGATGCCCACGCGCGCCTCCGGCCCGGCGCCGAGCCCGGCCAGGTGGTGCGCCAGGCGGTTCGCCCGCGCGTTCAGCTCAGCGTACGTGAGCGACTCCTCCTCGAAGCGCAGGGCCACCGCCCCCGGCGTGCGCGCCGCCTGCATCTCGAAGAGCTCGTGGATGCACCGGTCCGCGGGATACTCGGCCCCGGTCCGGTTCCACTCCTCCAGCACGAGCGCGCGCTCCGACTCGCCGAGCAGTTCCAGCCGCGAGAGCCGCACGTCCGCGTCCGCGGCCACCTGCTCCAGCACCCGCTCCAGGTGGCCGAGCATCCGCTCGATCGTGCCGCGCTCGAAGAGGTCCGTGCTGTAGTTCAGTCCGCCGCGCAGGCCCTGGGGGGTCGCCATGAGCGTCAGGGAGAGGTCGAACTTGGCGCTCGCGAGCTCCGC
Coding sequences within it:
- a CDS encoding amino acid adenylation domain-containing protein — translated: MTDLADRLEKLTPAQRRLLELRRAQQAGAAPAAAPAAIPARGEGPAPLSFAQERLWFLDRMEPGNAFYNLPNAVRMRGALDEAALERALGEIVRRHEALRTTFAEADGSPVQVIAPFGGFALPVEDLSALGEADREAAAARRVQEEAARPFDLSAGPLFRAALLRLGDEDHLLLVSMHHIVGDGWSLGVLLRELSALYAAYREGRESPLSELPVQYADYAVWQREQLAGGVLDRQLAYWRERLAGAPELLELPTDHPRPAVQTYRGATVPVELSPELLERLQALARSEGATLYMTLLGAFQVLLSKYSGSDDIVVGSSIAGRTRKEVEALIGLFVNTLVLRTDLLGDPSFRETLRRVREVTLGAYAHQELPFEKLVAELQPERSLSHSPLFQVMFELQQAGGGGGALQGLNVRGVAAEHASAQFDLSLELAATPQGLRGVLIYSTDLFERGTALRMVGHLERVLEQVAADADVRLSRLELLGQAERALVLEAWNRTEAEYPADRCIHELFEAQAARTPHAEAVRDARGALGYAELNAKANALARALEAERVRPGDIVAVLAERSADFLALMLGIWKAGAVYLPLDPRWPAERIRGILRQSGARLLVADAGHQAPAVEAAGTLAHVRGLSALLAAGPGGGDRPVERAPDQLAYVIFTSGSTGLPKGAMVHHRGMVNHLFAKVKDLELASADVVAQNSPQSFDISVWQFLAALMVGGRTHVFSDAVAYDPAELLRQVDGEEITVFEAVPTMLRAMLDHAREPEGREISLSRLRWLIPTGEAFPPQLSREWFERYPHLAQMNAYGPTECSDDVTHHVMRAPPAPGVASLPIGRPVANTRIYILDGQGQPVPVGITGEIHVGGHGVGLGYLNDPDKTRAAFVPDPFVGVPGARMYRTGDLGRWRPDGVIEFLGRNDQQVKVRGFRIEPGEVEAAMAADPGVREARVLMREDQPGDRRLVAYVVGSVEVDGLRARLRRSLPEYMVPSAFVFLDALPLTPNGKLDRKALPVPELAPAEDRYVAPRTPAEEVLAGIWAEVLGRERVGAEESFFDLGGHSLLATRVTARVRKAFGVELPLRAVFERPVLSGLAAEIDRLRGTGAAADAGADDAIAPAAREGDLPVTFAQERLWFVDALDPGSPVYAIPFTYRITGRLDEDALRRALAELVRRHEPLRTTLPAVDGVPVQRIAPPPADFDLPVADLRHLPESERRAEAGRLAAEASRHRFDLARGPLFRASLVHVADDEHHLLLNLHHAIGDGWSLGVLLEELSALYGAFSRGEPSPLPEPALQYADYAAWQRERLSAAALERQLSYWRRALDGAPALLELSADRPRPPVESHRGAVEHLRVSSDLMAEVNALARREGATLFMVLLAALDVVLGRLAGQEDVVVGAPIAGRTRAETERMVGLFLNSLALRTDLSGNPSFRELLGRVRETTLAAYTHQDLPFERVLEEVRPERSLAHAPVFQVMLNLINYQDSAFRADDLEVARAGPGGVVFSKFDLTLYVGEWDGGIYVNLVYAADLFDAPRMRALLAQLEGVLRQAVAAPETRVGALSLATEAARGILPDPARPIEAEAWRGAVHEAFAAHAAQSPEALAISDAMETWTYAELDAAANRIAHRLIDGGVRPGDVVAVYAHRSAALVRALLGAWKAGAAFAVLDPAYPPARLAAQAGAARPAALLRISAAGEVPA
- a CDS encoding beta-ketoacyl synthase N-terminal-like domain-containing protein, with amino-acid sequence MSQTSEPTGLEIAVVGMAGRFPGAPGVDALWANLRAGVESIRRFTDEELAAAGVPESLRTHPAYVPAGGALAEVDRFDAAFFGFTPREAEVTDPQQRLFLEVAWEALEHAGYDAARVSGRVGVYAGTGMSSYYLNLLSRPDVIAAAGDMAVRMGNDKDFLATRAAFEMGLEGPAVVVQTACSTSLVAVHLACQALLGGDCDMALVGGSDVPAQQHVGYLYQEGNIRSPDGHCRAFDAQARGAVRGSGVAVAALKRLEDALADGDTVHAVILASAINNDGSAKIGFTAPRVEGQAAAIRAAHAAAEVDPATITYVEAHGTGTELGDPIEIEALTQAFRAGTDRTGYCAIGSIKTNIGHLDVAAGIAGFIKTTLALRTGEIPPSLHFTRPNPQIDFASSPFFVNAALARWTPPAGVPRRAGVSSFGIGGTNAHVVMEQPPAVAPSPAPSRAEQLLVLSARTATALDAAARRLAAHLEQNPEQALADVAWTLQQGRRAFAHRRAVVARTHAEAAEALADAARGVAGRAGSEAPAAVFLFPGQGAQYAGMARGLYDREPVFREELDRCAELLRPHLGLDLREAIFPDGADRLKQTALTQPALFAVGYATAKQWMAWGVAPESMIGHSVGEYVAACLAGVFSLEDALALVAERGRLMQALPPGSMLAIPLPAAEVEGALGGSVSVATVNAPDRCVVSGPGDEIARLEAELAGRGIEAKRVETSHAFHSPMMDPILDAFAARVRQTARGAPELRWVSNLTGTWITPEQATDPAYWASHLRQAVRFADCVATLAAEGRQRVFIECGPGRTLSSLVRRQVPGSAAIHSIRHADDPADDVEVLLGALGRAWAAGTQVDWRAVHGGEARRRVPLPTYPFERKRFWIDRAPQPGFVALAAVTAADEAEADAAAGDPRPGWSATERAIGRIWETLLGAAPGLHDDFFGEGGDSLMATQLVARIRAELGAEIGVRAVFDAPTVAALAAVVDGPAADDELRALLAGVEGLSDDEVEALLAAGMEEGGHD